GTTCAACTGTTCGGAAGGATAAAGTGTGTTACCCACCCAAGTTACATTTCGGAGATAATATTTCTGACCTTCATCTATGTTCAAGTATACATTAACTGTCTTTTCATCATGCTGTGAGATACTATCTTTGGCAATCATAGCATCACGGTATCCCAGCTCATTATATTTGTCGATGATAAGTTGTTTATCCGCTTCGTAGTTTTCCGGCACGAATTTCTTTGTGCGGAAGAGGTTGAGAAGTTTACCTTTCTCATTGGTTTTCTTCATCACTCGTTTCAGCTTGGAAGTTTTGATAGCGGTGTTACCTACGATTTCGATGGCGTGAACTTTGATTTTTTCTTTCTTGTCAATGTCAATGTCGACAATTACTTGATTTTCGCTGGAAGGATCATCTTTTTGTGAGATGATAACTTCTGCATTCTTAAACCCTTTATCGTCGAAGTAACGTTTAATCAATGTCTTCGCGCGGTCTACGGTATTCGGGGTAATCTGCATACCTTTTACCATACCTAATTTGCCTTCCAAATCAGTACGTTCGGACTTCTTGACACCATGATAACGTACGTCAGAGATACGTGGACGCTGCGTCAGACTGATCTTTAACCAGATTTTGTTACCTTCCACTTTCTCAGCTGTGATTTGTACGTTTGAGAACAAACCATGACGCCAATAACGTTTGATTGCTCCGGTGATTTCGTCACCCGGCACAGTGATTGTTTGTCCTACCGATAGTCCTGATAGTCCAATCAATACATAGTCTTCGTAATTCTTCACGCCTTCGACCTTAATGTCCGCTATCTCATACTTTTTGGGTGTTCCGGAGTATAAGATGACAGGTTTCGAGTCTTCATCAGTATTGGCATTTTGCGCAATACCTGTTGTCGCAAAGCAACACAGGCAGATAAACGTTATGAATAGATAGGAAATACGATAATGCATTTATGTTATAATTTGATGTTTCGAGTTATGTTAGCTGATTTGTTCACTGGTTTTGCCGAAACGGCGTTCCCGTTGCTGATATTCGTAAATGGCTTTGTAGAATTCTTCTTTATCGAAGTCCGGCCAAAAGGTATCACAAAAATAAAGCTCCGAATAAGCACATTGCCATAGCAGGTAGTTACTTAGTCGGATTTCTCCTCCCGTACGGATTAATAAATCAGGGTCGGGCATAAATTTTGTTTCCAAATGAGATGCGATGCATTCATCTGTTATTTGTTCGGGAGATAATTCTCCCTTTTTAATCTGTGTCGCTATTTGGCGGACGGCTTCAGTTATTTCCCAACGGGAAGAGTAACTAAGAGCCAATACCAGGCACATACCTGTATTCCCAGCCGTACGTTCTATGCATGATGATAAACTTTTCTGAACTTCGTCTGGTAATTTCTTGAAATCACCGATAATCTTGAAGCGAATATCATTTTTCATCAGTGTCTCTTCTTCAATAGAATCTAGCAATAGATTCATCAGAGCCGCTATTTCGTCTTGTGGCCGACTCCAGTTCTCGGTAGAGAAGGTGTATAAAGTCAGATACTTCACTCCCAAGCGGGCTGCGTCTTCGATAATTTTCTGTACCGTTTCTGCGCCTGCACGGTGACCGTAAGTACGTTCTTCCCCTCGTTGCTTTGCCCATCGTCCGTTGCCATCCATAATGATGGCTACGTGTTGGGGTATCCGAGTTTTGTCTATTTGTTCTATATAGGACATCTTCTTATTTTAAACGTATACGTTTGTTATTTGCCGGAGTTTGCTAAGTCAAACCATAGCTGATTCAGACGGGCACGCCATACTTCAGAATCATGCTTGTATGGACCTCTATCTTTAGGCGTTGTAGCCCGAGTATCTTCTTCTTTTTCTACTTCTTCAGTAAAAGTAAGATTTTCCTCTTTACTGAATAAGATATAGATGAATTCTTCTCCTGTATCTTGTACTACTGAAAACTTCTCTCTACCTCTGAATTCGGTTTTTTCTTCGGTTGATTCAGTGATATTAGATTCGCTCCAATCATGGTTTGGAAAAGAGAATTTTTTACTCGCTTTTTTCCAGGCAACTCCTTCATTAATCGATACATAAAGAGATTCTAATTTATCTCCGAAAATGTAGAAAAGGTTATTATAGTAAATAATAGTCGGATTGTCGAATGCCGGACAATAAGCTACCGCGGTAGCTGCTCCCAATTCAACCCAAGTCTTGCCATCATATCCCCATGAAATGGTAACAGGAACCTTTTTATTGTTGATGTCAATTTCTATTGCAGGTTCATGTTTTCCTACGATGATATTCTGGTTGTTTTTACCTTTGCTGAAGGTTGTATAAGAGATATTGTCTATGGGGAATCTTTCGCTGACCTCTTCGATTTGAGTTTCTATCGGCTGGTCTAATAATTGTGATTCCAGTATGGAATAGAAATATCGTTTTCCCTCTTCTGTTTTGATATAAGTGATTTTTGTTTCATTCTCTACCTTTAATTTAGAGACGAATGTGTTCACTTCACCTGAAAACTTAGTTGAAGTTGCCCAGCTAATACCATCTGTTGATTCGTATACTTTATTATTAGCAGTAGCCAATATAACCTCATCTAAGGGCAGTATGGAGTTGGGTAATACATTCAGGTCGCCTTCTGTATTCACTCCTGCCGCTGTCCAATTGGAAAAGCCACTGTTTTGATATACTTTCAAGTGGTCGCCTACTTTTGAATAGGTGAGGAATTTACTGTCAAATTCAATCGTTTTTTGTTCATTTACGATTTCATTCTGCATAGTTCCTACATAATTCCATCTCAACGAATCCGGATCATGCCTATGTACTCGTACAGTAATAGTATATTTCTTAACTTGGTCAGGGGATATACCTGCTAAGGCTTCTGTTGACCATACTTTAACTTCTAAAGGATTACGAAGATCTATAGAATCACTCAAGTTGATAATGGAATCTTGATCGTTTTGATCCTTCATTGTAACAACACCTGATGCTGTCGTTAATGTTTTGATTAGAATCTTATCAATAATGGTATCAGCATGAACGGGGAGAGAATCCTCATTATAAATAAGACCTTGTTGTTGATCAATAGTAAATTTATAGCTCCCAAGGCCTGTTGTGTCAAGTGCAAATGCATGTATAGTCGCATCCGGGCTATATTCGATGTTATTATCGTCATCAAGACATGACGTTATAACAAATGACACCATGAAAAAACTCGCAATGAATGATAAAAACTTTATTCTCATTTGAAAGATTGTGTTTATTTACAAGTTGCAAAAATAGAAACATTTTTTCCGATAAAGAACAATACCGGCAAGTTTTATATAAAATTATAGATAATAACACTGATTTTATCGACGTAAAACTCCCTGAACAGGACTATTTTAGCTAATCTTGATGAACGTAATGCCAAATCTGTCTTTCGAAGTGTTCTTTTATCGAGTAACTAAAATTATCGCTTATTTCAGGTGCTTTAACACCGGAATATAACTTGCTGGGGCACTTCTCGATAAATACTTCATCCCATAGGTCGTTATCAATGAAAGATTGCAGCAACTGACTCCCGCCTTCGACCAACAATGATTGTATCTTTCGCTGATATAGTTCTTCCATAATCTGCATCAGTGGATTATGGCTGAAATCAATAGTAATGTAGGTGATGTTTCTTTCTGCAGGATACTCCTTCTCTGTAAAGATTAATGTCGGAATATCTCCGTCGAATATTTGTAAATCCTTCGGAAGGGATAAGGTACGGTCTAAAACGATACGTATCGGATTATGTCCATACCAATTGCGTACTGTTAGTGATGGATTGTCCAGTAAGGCTGTCCGCCGACCTACCATGATAGCATCGGCTTCTGCTCTTTTCTTATGTACTAACATGGACGAGAGAGGAGAGGAAAGTATCACTGGTTTTCCGTCAGTACGTTCTATGTCAATGAAATGATCGGCTGATTCTGCCCATTTCAAAGTAATGAAAGGGCGATGGAGTGTATTGAAAATAATAAAGCGACGAATCAAATGCTGGCATTCTTTTTCCAATACGCCAATTATCACTTCTCGTCCGGCATCCCGTAGCTTTTGAATACCTCGTCCGGCTACCTTTGAAAAAGGGTCCTGACAGCCAATGACAATCCGAGGAATCTGTTTCTCAATAA
The DNA window shown above is from Bacteroides faecium and carries:
- the ribD gene encoding bifunctional diaminohydroxyphosphoribosylaminopyrimidine deaminase/5-amino-6-(5-phosphoribosylamino)uracil reductase RibD, which produces MEEEKYMRRCIELAGNGLCNVAPNPMVGAVIVCDGRIIGEGYHIRCGEAHAEVNAIRSVKDESLLKRSTIYVSLEPCSHYGKTPPCADLIIEKQIPRIVIGCQDPFSKVAGRGIQKLRDAGREVIIGVLEKECQHLIRRFIIFNTLHRPFITLKWAESADHFIDIERTDGKPVILSSPLSSMLVHKKRAEADAIMVGRRTALLDNPSLTVRNWYGHNPIRIVLDRTLSLPKDLQIFDGDIPTLIFTEKEYPAERNITYITIDFSHNPLMQIMEELYQRKIQSLLVEGGSQLLQSFIDNDLWDEVFIEKCPSKLYSGVKAPEISDNFSYSIKEHFERQIWHYVHQD
- a CDS encoding DUF6242 domain-containing protein, with amino-acid sequence MRIKFLSFIASFFMVSFVITSCLDDDNNIEYSPDATIHAFALDTTGLGSYKFTIDQQQGLIYNEDSLPVHADTIIDKILIKTLTTASGVVTMKDQNDQDSIINLSDSIDLRNPLEVKVWSTEALAGISPDQVKKYTITVRVHRHDPDSLRWNYVGTMQNEIVNEQKTIEFDSKFLTYSKVGDHLKVYQNSGFSNWTAAGVNTEGDLNVLPNSILPLDEVILATANNKVYESTDGISWATSTKFSGEVNTFVSKLKVENETKITYIKTEEGKRYFYSILESQLLDQPIETQIEEVSERFPIDNISYTTFSKGKNNQNIIVGKHEPAIEIDINNKKVPVTISWGYDGKTWVELGAATAVAYCPAFDNPTIIYYNNLFYIFGDKLESLYVSINEGVAWKKASKKFSFPNHDWSESNITESTEEKTEFRGREKFSVVQDTGEEFIYILFSKEENLTFTEEVEKEEDTRATTPKDRGPYKHDSEVWRARLNQLWFDLANSGK
- a CDS encoding isoprenyl transferase, translating into MSYIEQIDKTRIPQHVAIIMDGNGRWAKQRGEERTYGHRAGAETVQKIIEDAARLGVKYLTLYTFSTENWSRPQDEIAALMNLLLDSIEEETLMKNDIRFKIIGDFKKLPDEVQKSLSSCIERTAGNTGMCLVLALSYSSRWEITEAVRQIATQIKKGELSPEQITDECIASHLETKFMPDPDLLIRTGGEIRLSNYLLWQCAYSELYFCDTFWPDFDKEEFYKAIYEYQQRERRFGKTSEQIS